DNA sequence from the Simiduia curdlanivorans genome:
TGCAATTAACTCGATTAGAGTAAAACCCGATTGCATTTTGTTCATGGACGCTCTCCAAAATTTCACTGATTGTCATTGGCACACGGGGCCAACTGATTCCAACACCTAAGGCTATCGGCCTTCCCAGCCCTATTGCACTCAATTCACGCAAGTTTAATAAGCATAGCGTAAGTTACAGCACATTCCATATAACTTAAGAGTTTACATTAACAAGGGCCGCTAACCAATTAGCGAGCCTATAGTTCACTCCAATTTTTGACCGGTCACCACATCAACACTACCGTTGATCACACTATAGTCGAAGTAATGCAGCAGATTGCTTGGCGACAGCATTTCAAAGCGGCAAACAGACCCGTCCACAACGCTGACACTGAGCGTGCCGTCTGGCCTTAACCCTGCGCTATCCTTAATGCGAATATCGCCGGCATTTTGCATGATTAAATCCCACACTTGCTTACAACCCAGCGCCGATAAAGGGCGCCCATGTAAGCTCTTCTGGCTGTGGGTTGGCCAGCCGAACTTATTCACAAATAGTGGCATGGTATCGATAACGACCGCGCCATCAGCCTGATCAGACGCCTGTACAACATTCACACCTTTAACCAACCAGCTCCAATGCACCTGCGCAACAACGGCGGTAAATGCCCTAGCCTGGGTTAACAACGCGACCCTGCGACTGTCATCCATGATTTGGCCATAATATTTTACCCCTGCCGCCGCCAGAACGCCGACGATAGTAACCACCAAAATCATTTCAAATAAGCCAAACCGGCCGGATAAATTAACACTCATCCTTTTTGCACACTGTACATTTCCCACATGGGGAGAAAAATACCTAAGGCCAAAATCAACACAAAACCAGCCATTACAACTATCAATAGCGGCTCTATGCGATCGCCAACTTTCTTTAAGTCGTAATCGACTTCGCGCTCATAGTAAGACGCAACCTCAGCAAGTAACTGATCGACCTGCCCGCTCTCTTCGCCCACCGATATCATTTGCATTACCAAAGGCGAGAATAGCCCGCTGGCATTGTGCGTTCTGGTAAGCGAATCGCCGCGCTCAATCCCCGATCGGATGGCCTTAATTTTTTCTCCAATATAGGGGTTATCGACCGCCCGTGAACACAACTCGATCGCTTGAACAATGGGCACACCGGACTGCAGCATCAAGGCAAAGGCACGACAATAACGTGCAATCGTCGCCCGCTCTAAAATATCACCCACCACCGGCAACTTAAAACTCCACTTACCCCAGTTTTTTGCGCCTTCCGGAGTCTTGAAGTATTGCCGAATACCGACGGCCAACAGGATTGAACACACCAGCAGATAGGGCCAGTAGAGAACGAAAAAGTCCGACACGCCAACTAATATACGCGTCGGCAAAGGTAGCTGTGCCGAGAACTTCGCAAACATGTTTGCAAAGGCGGGAATCACCCAAATGTTGATTACCACCATTGCCACGGCCAGCGCCAGCAAAACAAAGCTTGGGTAACGCAACGCCGACTTCACCGACTTACTGGTTTCTAGGTCTCGCTCTAAATAGAAACTCAACTGATCAAATACTTCCTCAAGTCGACCGCTGGTTTCTCCCACCACAATCATGGCTAGAAAAAGTGAATCGAAAATATCGCCGTGATGACGCATGGCCGCCGACAACTCAACCCCAGATTCCAACCGCGTGACAATATCCTCCAGCGCGCGCTTAAAATGGCGGTGACTCATAGATTTAGACAAACCCTGCACACCCTTAATTAAAGGGATGCCGGCTTTAGTAATGGTATACATTTGCCGGCAGAACATGATCAAATCTGCCGGCTCGACACGTTTGCTCGCAAGAAAGTCATCTATCGTCTCTTGCCAATCCTCCGTCTGAGATGACGCGTGAATCTCTATTGGTGTTAAACCGCGATTAAGCAGAGCCGTAGCCACCGAATCAACAGAAACGCCCTCGAGATTGCCCGTAACCTTGTTGCCCTCGGCATCGCGCCCAATGAACCGGAAAGCTGTCATTGTGCCTCCAGCACAATGTCTGCTACTTCATCTTCAACTTGAGCCGAGACCCGCATAACTTCTTCCAACGTGGTAATGCCTTGCATGGCAAACTCTAGCGCGCTATACATCAACGGCTGGAAAGTCGGATTTTTGTGCACAACATCGTTAAAGGCGCGAACGTTGTTGTCCCTGAGCGCATCTGCCATGGCGTGATTAACCTCGAGCAACTCAAACACACCTATGCGCCCACGGTAGCCGGTATTGAAACAATGTGGGCACCCGGAACCCCTGCGCAGGTTACTACCTTCGAGGCCAAATCGCTTTTTACCAAGCGCAATTAATTGCCGCTCATTAGCGTTGGGCTCATAGGCCTGGCTGCAGCTTTCGCACACTTTCCGAACTAGTCGCTGCGCCACAATAGCTTTTAAAGACGCGGCCACTAAATAAGGATCGACACCCATATCTATCAAACGCAACGCCGAAGTGACCGCATCGTTGGTATGCAAGGTAGATAAAACCAAATGCCCGGTCATCGCTGCACGCAAACCAATTTCCGCCGAACCACTATCTCGAATTTCGCCAACCAAAAGTATATCCGGATCTTGACGCAAAGTTGCCCGCAATACCTTCTCAAAGTTCAAGCCAATTTTTTCATGTACTTGAACTTGCTGTACTCTTGGGAGCCGATATTCCACTGGGTCTTCTACGGTAATGATTTTCTTATCGGGGGTATTTAACTCCGACAAAGCACCGTACAAGGTAGTGGTTTTACCGCTACCCGTTGGGCCGGTAACCAATATCAAACCATTGGGTCTTTGAATCAACTCGCGAAACTTAACAAGTAGATCTGCGGGAAGACCAACTTCGTCTAGGGAACGTACGCCGTCGGTATGATCCAGCAACCGCATAACCACCGACTCGCCAAATTGAACCGGCATAGTTGACAAACGAACATCTATGTTGCGCCGCTTTACGCGCAAGTTAAACCGGCCATCTTGAGGCAAGCGCTTTTCAGAAATATTTAAACTCGACATTAATTTCAAACGAACCACGAGTGCTGCAGCAATACGGCGCTCATTCATCACCTGCTCGCTTAGCACACCATCAATGCGCAAGCGAATACGCAACACCGCTTCGTCTGGCTCAATGTGAATATCCGACGCTTTAGCGTTAATTGCGTCTTCAAAAATCCTTTGCAACAATTTAACAACCGGCGCATCCTCTTGACCTGCATCGGTAATAACATCGGCGAGATCAACAGCAGTATCTTCTAATTCGGTATCCAACTCCTCGGCAAGGGACGCTATTTCCTGCTTATGGCTATAGGCGATATCGAGCACATCCAGCAATTCAGACTCTCGCACAACCGCTGGATGTAGAGGCTTATTAAAGACTTTTTGCAATTCATCAATGGAAAAAATATCGGTCGGATCTGCCATTCCCAACAAAATACCGTCGGCACTTTCCTTTAGCGGCATTACCCGATAACGTCGCGCCTGGGTTTCTGGGAGTGTCTGTATTAAATCGCGATCGAAGCGGAACTGCTTTAATTCCACGAAGGGGATTTTTAGCTGAGTAGATAATAAGGTTAGCATTGCGTTTTCATCCACGTAACCTAAGTCGACCAGCGTTCGACCGAGCTTTCTACCCGAGAGTTTTTGTTCTTTAAGCGCTTGCTCCAATTGAGCTTCGCTAATCATTTGATTGCTAACTAAAAGGTCGCCAATTCTGATTCTTTGCCTTGGTTCGCTCACAACAGTCTCCGCTTATTAACCGCCGCCAAGTTCTCTGACCCGCTGCTCGACATATTGCCGCGCCGCATCTTGAGCAGGCAGAGTTAAGGTCGCCTTTTTAAACGCACCTAATGCCTTAACATTGGCTTGCGCATCTAGCGCCACAGCATAGCCAAGCCAGTAGCTGCCGGTTTCTGGCGCAACAGCTAGTAATTTTTCATAGGCCTGCTCGGCGTCAGCATAGCGTTGCACTCGGTAGTACAAGCCTGCCAACAATCCGTAGTAACTACTATCTTGTTCGTAGCTTGGCAAGTTCTTTTCGAGTACCGCAATGGCCTCTGCAGGCCGACCGGACTGAATAAACTCTGCTGCCTGCATTTTTGCGATGTGGTAACTCGGTAACGTGCCCTGTAAGGTCACCCTTAGCTTCAACGCTTCTGCACTTTGATTGGAGTTCAAATAAGCTTGGTGCAATAGCTCGACAAACTCGCCATCAGTTGCACTCTGGGGCATGAAGCCACTCAGCAGAAGTGCCGCATCGCGAGCCTGCCCTGCCGCGATATATTTTTTAGCAAGAAACTTAGCGTCATCAGCTTTACCATTGGAGGAGCGCACCACACTCGATTTTACTTGCGGCGACTCAATGGCTGCCTGCGTAATATCTCTATCGCGTTCAATAGCGCTGTTCGGTTCTGAGGCATGTGCAGCTGGCATTTGCGCAATTAAATCCCCCAAGCCGATTCTTTGAGGCGCAACTGTTTCAGCTCTTTCCAGCATTTGCGCCGCTGCTGTAATATCACCTTTTTTCGCAAGACTTATCGCAAAGGCTTTATAGCGCTTTGCCACCTGCTGCAAGCCGGCTAGCGCTCTAGGTTCCGTTGCATCAAGATCCAACATGGCCTGAAAGTAATGCACGGCATTATCTGACTCAGGTGTCATCAATCGATCCTTAGACAACGCAATAGCAGCGTTTTTATACAAAAGGTCGATCTGCTGCTGGCGTAACAAACTTAACTCTCGCTCCTGCTCGGCCTGCAGCGCCAGCGCCTTAGTCTGTTCCAACATTGCCTCTTGCGTTAACTGCGGGTCCGATTCTGCTAAAGAGTTTGGCGGAAGCATAATTGGTGATTGACTGGCCGCCACTGCCTGCTCAAGGTTCGAGCCAGCTGATGGCACATTGCCTTGCTCATTCATCGCAAGCGTCTCAACAACGCCAGGTGTTTGATCGGTAAGCTCGCCTAAATCGAACAAATAGAATTGATGGGCAGAAAAAGCAAACAGAAAGGTAAACAACCCGGATAATTTTAACCACCTAGCCAATGGCGTCGCGCTAACGAATTCAACCGAGTGCACATAATCAACGGCTGGCAAAGGATCGCCCGAACTGTCGCTCTGAGCCCTTTGCAGTTGATGTAATGTAGCTTGCGTTTCTGTCATGACATAACACTACCCAAATAAGCCGACAACAAGATACCACCGGCACCACCAGCAACAGGCCAGAGCCAGTTAACGCCCTGAGCAACGAAGCGCCCAAGCCGTCGCGCCTCGGGGGTATTGTTGATTGCAATAGCCAAGTGTTCTGAGTTCACCGACGTATCGCCAGCATTAAACGCAGCGATTAAGGCTTTATGAGCCAACAAATTTACCAGCCGAGGAATGCCACCGGAGCTCCAGTAGAGATACAAAAGCGCGGATTTAGAAAACACCAACCTATCGCAGCCGGCCGAACTCATTCGATACCCCACGTACTCTGCAACGCCCTCGGAGGTTAACGGCTGTAATCGTGCAGTAAATACAATTCGTTGTTTTAATTGTCGCAGATCAGATCTTTCGAGCGTTTCATCCAACTCGGGCTGACCAATCAACACCACCTGTAACAGTTTTCGTTTTTCCGTATCAAGATTAGTCAAAAGGCGCAAAGACTCTAAGGTATCGCGAGGCATGGCCTGCGCCTCATCAACAATTAACACCACCTGAACACTATCTTTTACCAACTGTAAAAGTTTGCGGTAAATCGAACCCATCAGCTGGTAAGCAGGCATATCTGCCGCGAACTCTGCACCTATTTCCGCAGCTACCAGCCCTTTTAGCTCATTGGGTGTTAAATAGGAGTTGGGGATATAAATAACCTTAAATTTGCCGTCTAACAGTGACAATAATTTACGGCAAAGCAAGGTTTTTCCTGTGCCAACCTCACCAACAATCTTGATAAAACCTTCATTATTCTGAACCGCGCCGAGCATAGTGTTAAGCGCGGCCCTATGGCTTTGCTTATTAAAAAAGAACTGGGTATCCGGCGTCAGCGAAAAGGGTTTTTCTTGCAGGCCGAAGAATTCTGTGTACAAGCGTTACTCCTTACCAAAGATTTCGCGATAAGTAACACCTAAGTCCTTAACGCGCTGATTGCTTGATTCAACATCTTTCAGGTAGGTGTTTGCGTCGACGACAGTTGGCCGCAACAGTATTACCAGTTCAGTTTTAACTTTTTTATAATTACGGGTATTGAACATGCCACGCACACCGGGAATATCACCCAACAGCGGGGTTTTTCCGTCAACTTCTTGCAGAATTTCCTGCATCAAACCACCAAGCACAACCACCTGACCACTCTCGGCTCGAACAATACTATCGGTTTCTCTAATATCCCTCACTGCCAAAGGTAGGGAAAACTTCTCATCACCTATTGTCAGGTTCTTTTCCTGATCAGAAACGCTACTGACCACCGGATGAATATGCAAAATAATATCGCCCGTGGCCGCGATCTGCGGAGTGACATCAAGCGCAATACCACTGAAAAAACTCGCCAAATCAATATTTGGCGTACTGGTGGTAGAGGAGGCATTAGAGGTTGTATTGCTCGACAGACCCGTCACGAAAAACTCATCTGTGCCCACGCGAATCACCGCTTTCTGATTATTCACGGTAGAAATTCTTGGACTACTCAACACTTGCACATTGCCCTGCTGCTCTAGCAAGTCTAACAGCTGGCTAATATCATTGACCTTCAATAGCGACGAAAATAGCTCGCCAGTTTCGGCACCTACGGTAATATTATTTGGCAACTCGAATTCAGACACATTGCGCGCCATGATTAATTGACCGCTGATTGCACTCCAGTTAATTCCAGCGGCAAACTCGTCACTTAATTTTACTTCGAGAATTTTGGCCTCGATAACCACCTGACGCTTTACGGTCATGTCTGATCGCTCGAGAAACTCCCGAACCGAAAACAGCTCGGCTGGTAGCGCCTTGACGATAACCATGCCCGCTTGCGGCGATATCATCACGCGACGCTGATCCGATTCACCGCCGATGATTGCGATAAGAGTTTCCCTTAAAGATGACCAAAAATCTGTCTTTGACAAAGTTTGGACTTGAGAACCTGCAGAAATTTGACCGGAGGAGGATTTATTATCTTCAGCGCTGCCAAACATGCCAAGTAAGTTGGGGTTAGAGCCGCTATTTGATCCACCTGAACGTGAGTTTCCACTGCTATTGCTATTACTGTTATTGCTGTTATTTGAATCTAGCCGACCGACCGGAACCGATGTATCGGAAATACCAACGCGCCGAACGTCCAAGTAATCAATCGGGAACATTTCCGTTCGATACTCCAACGGGTAGATCGTATAGATGCCGTTACGCTCTTTAAATTCGTAGCCATAAATATCGCGCGCCACTTCGAGCACCTCAAGCACAGTAACGTTTTTGAGGTTTAACGATAACTGCCCAGCAACCGCTGGGTGCACCACGACATTTGTACCGGTGCCATCAATAAGCCCGAGAAAAAAATCTTTCGCATTAACGTTGTGAACGGATACATCAAACCTAGGCACCACCGCGACAGCTGGCGCAGACTGGCCTAGCAAAGTGTTATTCACGCTATCAGGTACAGCCTTAGGCGCGGCAACCTTTTCTGCCTCAACGACCTGCGCCATTTCCTTTTCAATAGAAAAATCTGCTTCGCGGGTTGAGGATGTGCAACTCACAAGCAACGTCAATAAACACGGTAATAACCAACTTGGCGCAATCGCGCGCTCGCCCCGTAAATGTTGTTTCAACATAAGCTCCATCAAAACATCCTATTGAGTTGCACTATTCTTTTTAATTTGGCCATGCAACGCTAAGCGTTGTACACCGTCTTTGGTTTCTACCGCAACT
Encoded proteins:
- a CDS encoding type II secretion system protein; this encodes MSVNLSGRFGLFEMILVVTIVGVLAAAGVKYYGQIMDDSRRVALLTQARAFTAVVAQVHWSWLVKGVNVVQASDQADGAVVIDTMPLFVNKFGWPTHSQKSLHGRPLSALGCKQVWDLIMQNAGDIRIKDSAGLRPDGTLSVSVVDGSVCRFEMLSPSNLLHYFDYSVINGSVDVVTGQKLE
- a CDS encoding type II secretion system F family protein; protein product: MTAFRFIGRDAEGNKVTGNLEGVSVDSVATALLNRGLTPIEIHASSQTEDWQETIDDFLASKRVEPADLIMFCRQMYTITKAGIPLIKGVQGLSKSMSHRHFKRALEDIVTRLESGVELSAAMRHHGDIFDSLFLAMIVVGETSGRLEEVFDQLSFYLERDLETSKSVKSALRYPSFVLLALAVAMVVINIWVIPAFANMFAKFSAQLPLPTRILVGVSDFFVLYWPYLLVCSILLAVGIRQYFKTPEGAKNWGKWSFKLPVVGDILERATIARYCRAFALMLQSGVPIVQAIELCSRAVDNPYIGEKIKAIRSGIERGDSLTRTHNASGLFSPLVMQMISVGEESGQVDQLLAEVASYYEREVDYDLKKVGDRIEPLLIVVMAGFVLILALGIFLPMWEMYSVQKG
- a CDS encoding GspE/PulE family protein, translated to MSEPRQRIRIGDLLVSNQMISEAQLEQALKEQKLSGRKLGRTLVDLGYVDENAMLTLLSTQLKIPFVELKQFRFDRDLIQTLPETQARRYRVMPLKESADGILLGMADPTDIFSIDELQKVFNKPLHPAVVRESELLDVLDIAYSHKQEIASLAEELDTELEDTAVDLADVITDAGQEDAPVVKLLQRIFEDAINAKASDIHIEPDEAVLRIRLRIDGVLSEQVMNERRIAAALVVRLKLMSSLNISEKRLPQDGRFNLRVKRRNIDVRLSTMPVQFGESVVMRLLDHTDGVRSLDEVGLPADLLVKFRELIQRPNGLILVTGPTGSGKTTTLYGALSELNTPDKKIITVEDPVEYRLPRVQQVQVHEKIGLNFEKVLRATLRQDPDILLVGEIRDSGSAEIGLRAAMTGHLVLSTLHTNDAVTSALRLIDMGVDPYLVAASLKAIVAQRLVRKVCESCSQAYEPNANERQLIALGKKRFGLEGSNLRRGSGCPHCFNTGYRGRIGVFELLEVNHAMADALRDNNVRAFNDVVHKNPTFQPLMYSALEFAMQGITTLEEVMRVSAQVEDEVADIVLEAQ
- a CDS encoding ExeA family protein, which produces MYTEFFGLQEKPFSLTPDTQFFFNKQSHRAALNTMLGAVQNNEGFIKIVGEVGTGKTLLCRKLLSLLDGKFKVIYIPNSYLTPNELKGLVAAEIGAEFAADMPAYQLMGSIYRKLLQLVKDSVQVVLIVDEAQAMPRDTLESLRLLTNLDTEKRKLLQVVLIGQPELDETLERSDLRQLKQRIVFTARLQPLTSEGVAEYVGYRMSSAGCDRLVFSKSALLYLYWSSGGIPRLVNLLAHKALIAAFNAGDTSVNSEHLAIAINNTPEARRLGRFVAQGVNWLWPVAGGAGGILLSAYLGSVMS
- the mshL gene encoding pilus (MSHA type) biogenesis protein MshL, with the translated sequence MELMLKQHLRGERAIAPSWLLPCLLTLLVSCTSSTREADFSIEKEMAQVVEAEKVAAPKAVPDSVNNTLLGQSAPAVAVVPRFDVSVHNVNAKDFFLGLIDGTGTNVVVHPAVAGQLSLNLKNVTVLEVLEVARDIYGYEFKERNGIYTIYPLEYRTEMFPIDYLDVRRVGISDTSVPVGRLDSNNSNNSNSNSSGNSRSGGSNSGSNPNLLGMFGSAEDNKSSSGQISAGSQVQTLSKTDFWSSLRETLIAIIGGESDQRRVMISPQAGMVIVKALPAELFSVREFLERSDMTVKRQVVIEAKILEVKLSDEFAAGINWSAISGQLIMARNVSEFELPNNITVGAETGELFSSLLKVNDISQLLDLLEQQGNVQVLSSPRISTVNNQKAVIRVGTDEFFVTGLSSNTTSNASSTTSTPNIDLASFFSGIALDVTPQIAATGDIILHIHPVVSSVSDQEKNLTIGDEKFSLPLAVRDIRETDSIVRAESGQVVVLGGLMQEILQEVDGKTPLLGDIPGVRGMFNTRNYKKVKTELVILLRPTVVDANTYLKDVESSNQRVKDLGVTYREIFGKE